AGGGAAAATGGCGATGAACCTTGCGCGTTTAATCGCGGTGGTCACCTTGCGTTGATGGTAGGCGCAGTTGCCCGATATCCTGCTCGGGATGATCTTGCCCCTGTCCGTCAAAAGGTTTTTCAAGGTCTTCACGTCCTTGTAATCAATGTGCTCCACCTTGTCGGCGCAGAACCTGCACACCTTCCTCTGGAAGAAAGTGCGCTTGGCCGGGCCTGAAGAAGAGGGTTTTTTACCTTTGGCTTTCCTCATATGACTCCAAATCCTGTTTGTTCGTTGTTATTTGTATGGCGTATCGCTCGCGCCGTTAAAACGGCACGTCGTCCGCCGGGTAATCCGCCGGCGCCTCTTCCTTGCGTCCCTCTCTGGAACCGGAATCTTCGCCACGGGACCCAAGGAATACGACCCTTTCGGCCACCACCTCGATCTTGCTGCGCTTCTGCCCTTCCTCGGTCTCCCATGTGGACTGCTGAAGGCGGCCTTCAATGCACGCCTGGCGCCCCTTGGAAAGATACTTCGAACAGTTCTCTCCCTGGGCTCCCCAGACGGTGATGTCTATGAAGTTCACCCGTTCCTTCCACTCGTCCCCCTGCTTGTACTTGTCGTTGATGGCCAGGCCGAACTTGGCCAC
This genomic interval from Nitrospinota bacterium contains the following:
- a CDS encoding 30S ribosomal protein S18 codes for the protein MRKAKGKKPSSSGPAKRTFFQRKVCRFCADKVEHIDYKDVKTLKNLLTDRGKIIPSRISGNCAYHQRKVTTAIKRARFIAIFPYSFF
- the ssb gene encoding single-stranded DNA-binding protein, with translation MASLNKVILIGNLTRDPELRYTPSGTAVAKFGLAINDKYKQGDEWKERVNFIDITVWGAQGENCSKYLSKGRQACIEGRLQQSTWETEEGQKRSKIEVVAERVVFLGSRGEDSGSREGRKEEAPADYPADDVPF